In Stanieria sp. NIES-3757, the DNA window TTCCAATTCCGTTTTTTAACCTCAACTTAGTTAAGCTAAAAGTTGAAGTTTTTTACAATTTGTTTTTTTATTACAATCAAAATTTTGTAGGGTGCATAATTATGCGCCTTTTTATATATATTGATTTGGCTTAGTTATTAGTGGCGTGTCAAACTTCAAATAATAGATTTAATTAAAAAAAAGAGTTATAACGGATTCAACAAGCTCTACATTACTTAGAGGATGTCTGAAAAGTCAAAATAATTGCGCTCGCGATCGTGAGCAGAATAAAAAAAGCTCTCGTTAAATTAATCTGTCAATAGGAAAAAAGACAGGAAACGAGAGTCATGAATCAATCATATCGCACAGATTTAACCGATGAGCAATGGGAATTACTCCAACAACTTATTCCAAAAGCTAAGCCTGGAGGTCGTCCCAGAACCGTAAATATGCGAGGGGTAATTAACGCTATATTTTATGTGCTAGTAGCAGGATGTGCCTGGTCATTATTACCTCACGATTTGCCCAAATGGAAAACGGTATATCACTATTTTCGACAATGGCGACTAAATGGTGATTGGGAACGAATTCATGAACAATTACGAAAATGGGTGCGTGCTATAGAAGATCGTCATCCTAGCCCCTCAGCAGCAATTTTAGATAGCCAATCAGTAGAAACAGCAACGATGATTCATCTTGAAGTTGGCTATGATGCAGCTAAACAAGTCAAAGGTCGCAAGCGTCATGTTTTAGTCGAT includes these proteins:
- a CDS encoding transposase, IS4 family, with amino-acid sequence MNQSYRTDLTDEQWELLQQLIPKAKPGGRPRTVNMRGVINAIFYVLVAGCAWSLLPHDLPKWKTVYHYFRQWRLNGDWERIHEQLRKWVRAIEDRHPSPSAAILDSQSVETATMIHLEVGYDAAKQVKGRKRHVLVDTLGLLIVVAVTAASLPEREGAKLLFDQLARSCERFHRLIKIWVDGGYRGEGFMRWVMDLYGWILETVLRSDTAKGFEVLPRRWVVERTFGWFNWCRRLSKDYEVLPATSETMIRVAMIRIMLKRLA